GTAGGACAAAGGACACAGTAACACAGCAGTAAACAAGTCTGGATACAACCCTTCAAGTAACAATTGATGTTGGCCGAATAATACAATTGTTATAACATTCAAGAAATATCGTATATCGTATTTCAATCGAAATATTTCCGAAATTAGAACACTTTATGATcaaacacaacaaaactaTCAtgtcttttttattatttttaatttattgccctAAACTGACTGAAATAGAAAAAGCCAACCAGGTTTTAACTTTTTGGGGCTACACATTGTGTGTAGTACACAAGTGGACGTAGTTATGGATTTGGCGCACCAATATAATGTGAACTACAATAAAATCTATTTGTCAGGAGACAAACCGCTTGGCTTGGAATGACtgattttgtataaaaaaatatataaagccATATTCGCTCACAGAGTGAAGGTTTTTATTGCTTGGCTAATAGTTACAGCAAAGAATAAAAGCACATCTTGGAGTTTCACTCAGGAAAGCTTTATGTAcagtgtacatacatatgtatgttattttctttaaatgttGCATAAAATGTAGATTAATTTGTCACTTCAATATCAGTATATTTACTGCATTTACAAACGGCTGAGAGCAGAAGGTGGCCTTTTCTATTAAAGCCAttgcactatggggcgaacgacaCTTtgtgaattaattaataactcgagaacgaagcacatatttaagttctgtttttgatttatgttcatgATAAAATAGTATATAATGAGGAAAATGGGCGTGGTTTtgccttcaaacaaaaaaaacaacacaaattttttttgagtgtacagaaaaaaattttttgatctaaaaaatttaaaatataatctttaaataaaccaataaagtaacaattgggggttgcttatcttgtttttaaaaaatattgaagtttttcttcttgcttcacagttttttttctttaaaatagcataaatatgtttgtaaaactaatgtttcccaaaaaacctaaaatttacggaactagaattttattgtaataaatatatttatgtttcacaccTATCGTTCATCGCCATCcacgaattaaagctttaaaacaactaaaaagggcgttattttttgcattactcgtcgtcttttctttctatttctcgaacaatttgctgtttttcactttgaggttagtcccttaaaagttaaattttggagaaagtgtgcaaaagtgtgcatttatccttatagcatatactaagaattgataactctacaacatataacaggttttagagccggagagagccggactcactttgtagctctatttaaaaattagaatacactacaaaagttgtgttttattagggttagaacttacagaagattattgggacaccacaattaatttcaacatttgacgatcacaaacacatattacaaaccacaaggattggatttcatgttataagtaacaattttgatatttgtttatgcactttttgtcacttcaaagttgaaagatttttcagcgattaACAAAACTTCGGTTATCGGTGTGGCagcgcaaacgaaacagctgactaaacagctgttcactgaacagtggcgccctcttttaaaatttcaagtacgcaacatgatagattgatgttttttgaatacatttcaatttacaacaaatttttttaacgacttttaaaaaatgggtttatttcaccaaaagtggtcgttcgccccatagtgcatTGTCCGCATGACACAACgcatcatcaacaacaacaacaacgacaataaAAAATCGCTTGCGATGTCTTCCGCATTATATAAaactcccacacacacgcactcttGCTCGCGCACCAGACACCCACCGAAAATACAGGAAGTGTTGCCTGCTTTTGAGAGCTGAATGCAgatgttattgtttttgttattgtttcgaGTTGCAGTGGTAACTTGGACGTAAAAATGGCGTCGGCATGgacaatttgtttttgtttagcttAGGCACCGTTACATGCGCACAGGAGAGCCCCAAAAACATATGTTTGCCGATTTCCTTGGAAGGCGCTTGGGAGAGAGTAACGGCAAATTGGAGAGACCGATAAAAAAATTTTCTGCACCTGATGTCAGAATGTATTTCTTCGGAGGACATTGCTTTTGGCAAAGTCAAATTGTGAAGGAACGAGACGAAAAGTCGGTTAATGTAACACAAAACTTCGGGTTCCGTTTTTATGAAATTCTCATATCATTTAACAAAGCGGCACAATCAAACACAAGCTAATTATTATGTAAGAGAGGAAGAAACTTACCGTTATTTTACTAGACACGCCTAAATGgattttttactcctaataTATCTTATCAACGATTTTTACCAGCTTTTTGGGGTTATTTCGTTCCAACATTTTTAACTTTGCACTCCACCGTTAGGGggtttattttgcatttagcACTATGCTGAAAGCACTAGCTCACACAGCCGGGAATCAACTTTATgttaattttctttattttgcatGGGGGAGGGGCgacggcagaggcagcggcactTACAGCGAACGCTTTAGCACGTTGAAGTTTTGCATCAAATTCGCCGTTTTCATGTAAACGGCAAATAACTTGATGTGATTCTTGTGGAAACTGGTGTACTTGCTGCTAAAGAACCGCCGCTGGCACATTTTCACTGCCGATTCGATGGAGACGCGCTGATGACTGAATTTTCCTCGCGACGCAACTCTAGATTTTCCAGCCCCCACAGGACATCCGCCAGGAATGGCACTCGCTCCGATTGTTTTGCGATAGACCGGCTATTGGTTCGCAAAATGAACCAGTCGTACAcggaaacaaatattttacatacatatttaatattaggCTCCCAGAAAGTCATTTATCGAAAACTCTAAATAGATTCAAGACTTTATGTGGCTGAAACACCATTAGCAAACGAATCAATTTTCAGCACAATCCAGGCCACCATTATAATAATCGTAAGCTTTTTGTTCAATAACAAACAAGGCTAATTTTATTGAATGTCATTCAAAACTAACAGTTCCCAAGCAAAACACATCCCAAACACCGATTTTACTTTGTGCGCGCGTTGTCCGAGTCAAGCGGTCAAACGATCCGGGAACATCAAGAACAATCAAGTGACTCAACGATTAAGTATCCGAGAAGAACACTAAAGAATATCTTATCAAAGATGGAAAGTACAGGGCGTTAAGAGAGCTTTGCATCCTGGGAATAAGGGAACCGACCTCAATGGAGTGCACAACGTACAAACTAAGCGATAAGTATATAATTAAGTCTTTTATCAAAATCACAAAATCACTAAGCAGGAAATCAACGCAGGCCGAGATCGTTGAATGAGCAACGGATAGAGATCACAGCTTGCAGAGGCAGAACAACAGTGGTATAAAGGCTCCGATGGCGATGAAAACTGGTAGCAGGATCGATGAGTCGTCCATGGAGTACGGATTCGGCTGGCGGGGGCCACTGTAAGACCTCTTTGTGTCCGATTGCTGAAAAGGCTGATCGTCGCCCAGCTTGTCGACTTGCTGCTCAGACAGCTCCTCCTCAAACTCATCGTCGTCAAGATCCTCGTCATCCTCATCGATGTCGTCCCGCTGGTTGCGCACCACCCTTTCTGCCTGCTGTCCTATCTTCGGTTCTGCATTCAGCTTACCCTCCGGTTTGATCCTCTCAGTCGCTTCGGAGGCATGCATTCGCGGAACCAAGGAGATGTCTCCCTTGAGCAAGGCGAAGGCATTGATCTTGGGATTATCCAGTGCCCCTTTTATGAAGTCCAGTCGGAGGCGGCCATTTCGCACATCGGACACCTCGCCCTCATAGTTCAACCGTCCGTTGTTGATCTTGAAGTACACGATCTCATCGTGTGCTGAGCCCCTGCCCACCTGGTTGTATATGTCCAGCTGACGGACTACCGTGTGCTTGCGGTTTAGGAGCACATCGAAAACCTTCTTCTGTGGCGCATCGAAGTACACCTCGCAGAACTTCATTATCAAGGCGTAATCTCCATCACCATCACTGGGTAAATCGTACCCAAATGTAGTGGTGTGATACCGCTCGGTCCTGTAGAGCACCTCGTCATGTTCCTGTACCCGGCCGATCATCAGCAGGTGTTTGCCATAGTCAGAAGCTATTCCAACCCCTTTGAGAGGATCCGCATCATATTGAACGCCATTAAGATCGGTGTGCTCATCCCCGCCAGCGTTGACCGCGTATATAACTTTCAAGGGTTCCGCGACTGCACAGGTACCGATAAGGATTAGCACCAGGAGCACCGACATCCAGGTCCTTTGGCCACTTGCTCGCAAGTAGTTTCGGAAAATCCCCTTATTGCATGCTACGTTGCACATGCcagcatttgttgttgtttttgtgcgCCGGAGCATTTTCCTTGCTTCGTGGAGCCTTTATTCTAGGCGTCTAGTTTTCCGGTATGAAATCCCCACAAATTCCGTCGCCTATCTATTACTGAAAGATTTTCGGGGCCGGAATAAATCcatttacaaatatatttctatacaGTGCAGTCTTTTCTCAGAGTCGAACCAGAGAACTGTTCGTTGGAACTAGTACTTTTGAACATCGGTATTTTACTAAATTGTTTAATACGCATAATACATATCTaacaatattgttttaatCAAGGAATGAACAGATTGTAGCGTAATTAAATAACATATTGATGTAGAAAATAACGCgtgcattttttgtattgcTTGAATGGCATATTTCTTGTCCATATACTAGTTGCTTCCAGTATctattgttaaaaaaaaattgaaacatttcAGAAAAATGAGTTTTACTTTTTAtcctaattattatttaattttaattttaatattgtgATCTCCCAAGAGTGACCATTAACACTATTTGAGATGTTTCAGTATATTGCCATCAGTATATTTCCTTGGCGCCCACTCTGCGGGCACACTGAGCCACACGTGCATTGATGTGATTGAATTTTGCTGGTAGAATAACCAACGGAAAGTGGTTAAAAAAGCGTTAATTTAGTAAAACTTCTGCCAACAGACAGTGCGAAGCACTGCGGATTACCAGAGCATCAAGTGCTTAGCTGGAAAATCATGAACTTTGACGACGAAGACCGTTTGGAGCTGCAGTTTCTGGCAGGCGGCAACATTGTGGAACATGCGCCCGTATTCTCTCCCGATGGAaggttattatttaaactagTATTATATGGCACTAAGTATGTAACACCCTGATTCTTGTTCCACAGATTCATGTTCGTGCGGTGTTTGACAAAGGTGCAGGTATATGCCACCAGTACGGGAGAACTTACGCGAGTTCTGGATGAAGCCACGGCGCCACTGATCAGTTTGGAATTGGATCTGAAGCAGCCGGATTTGCTGATAGGGTGTACGAGTACCGGAGAGCTGTTTCGTTGGAACTGGAGGGCTGGTGTGCTGAAAAAAACCGTGTCCCTGACGCTGGGTAATGGAGAAACTATTCTAACCTGCCACCTTATGAATCTGTACAAAGGTGGCGACACTGCCTGCGCCTTTGTCACCGCTAAGGGGAAGGCTGGCGAACAGGTCAACTGGTTTGTGATTAATACGAGCACGGGCGAAAAGATCGATGTTAACTGCGGATTGAAGCTGAAGTGAGTTCCCATCTTCGGATTTTTTCCGAGTGATATCTTATCTTAAGGCATCAAAAAGTATTACTAATAATTTGACAAATATTGGAATATTGGAcatgctttaaatattttttaaatttgcagGCTTCGCGTTCCCCTTGTAGACGTGGGAAAAGGACAGTTCAAAAACATTATTCTGGCTCAGGGcttttacatatatttcgTAAACTATGAGAACTGGACATTTTGCCGTTACAAGAGCGCCAAACAACATACTATTACCTGTGTGAAAATGAGTCCCTGCGAAAtggtggcagcaacagcagattCCGAGGGGCAGATCTTTGTTTGGCgcgattttgaaaaacaagATTCGATGACCAACACGCTCTTTCACTGGCATCACACGGAGGTGACCAGTCTCGCATTTTCGCCATCTGGCGTGAGCATCTACAGCGGTGGACATGAGTGCGTCTTGGTCAAGTGGGCTGTGGCCTCGCCTGGCTATCGCAAGTATCTGCCCAGAATGTCCAGTGTGATCCGACATATTGTGGTCAGCGATGACAACGAGAATGTACTGGTTTGCACGGAGGACAATGCCATTCAGCTGATTAGCGGTAGTGAATGCATAATTAAATCCACTGTTCAGCATTTTACGTACGAAACCAAGGATAAGACGGGACAAAGTAAGTTCCCTTTGGGACTCTGTTTAAATCCAAGGACCAATACTTTGGTACTAAATGGTCGATCAGGACATTTACAGTTTTATTCGGCTTACACCAAGAGCTTGCTGTATAATGTGAGTGCTTATTAAATTTCATGCatacgttttaatttaaatatgataTATCTTTCTTCGTAGCTTCGTGTGGTGAATACTAATGTTCATAATGAGGAGGCAAATCACATTATTTACAAAACGCGTATTACTAGAGCAGCTTTCAATATCAATTGGATGGCCACCGGAGAGGTGTACAATGATCTGGTGAACTTTGCGGAAGTGCGCCTGAAATTCTGGCAATATAATGAAAGGCTACAAAGGTAACTTTAAAGCTGAAAATTCATTTAGatcaataaacaataaatttatatttttccttgCAGTTACATTTTAAACACGGAAATTGAACTGCCTCATGAAAATGGTTTTAAGGCTATAATCTTTTCCAATCAGTTCCAAGTGGATAATTTGCGATGTGCCACCGCAGGTGAAGACAACGTAATTAAAGTGTGGGGCCTTACGGATTCCGAAAACATTTATAAGCGCGGAATAATGTGGAGTTGTCTGGCGCAGACTAGCTATCGAAACCTTCCGATTGGTTCCTTGTGCTTTTCCCAGGACGGGTCTCTGTTGGCCGTTGGCTATGGCAACACTTTGGCGCTCTATGATGCGAGGAACCCACGGCTTCCCCTCCAAACTCTCAGCTGCCCTCCTGGCTTAGATGGTGTTATATCCAAAGCTCAACTGAGATTGGCCCAAACTCAAATTAATGGCGCGAGAAAAGAATTTACACAGCAAAGGCAGCAATTGTGGGCTCTGCTAAAGGCTCTGATAAATAGTAATGATGAAAATTTAATACAGCAGGCGAAGGATTTAATAGTTGGTCCTCCTGCCAAAGCCAAGCTTGTTAGTCAACCAGAGAATTCCAGCAAGGAGACGGTATTTAAGTACATAATGAAAATGCCGGAA
This sequence is a window from Drosophila teissieri strain GT53w chromosome 2R, Prin_Dtei_1.1, whole genome shotgun sequence. Protein-coding genes within it:
- the LOC122613754 gene encoding uncharacterized protein LOC122613754, encoding MCQRRFFSSKYTSFHKNHIKLFAVYMKTANLMQNFNVLKRSL
- the LOC122613358 gene encoding malectin-A translates to MLRRTKTTTNAGMCNVACNKGIFRNYLRASGQRTWMSVLLVLILIGTCAVAEPLKVIYAVNAGGDEHTDLNGVQYDADPLKGVGIASDYGKHLLMIGRVQEHDEVLYRTERYHTTTFGYDLPSDGDGDYALIMKFCEVYFDAPQKKVFDVLLNRKHTVVRQLDIYNQVGRGSAHDEIVYFKINNGRLNYEGEVSDVRNGRLRLDFIKGALDNPKINAFALLKGDISLVPRMHASEATERIKPEGKLNAEPKIGQQAERVVRNQRDDIDEDDEDLDDDEFEEELSEQQVDKLGDDQPFQQSDTKRSYSGPRQPNPYSMDDSSILLPVFIAIGAFIPLLFCLCKL
- the LOC122612201 gene encoding WD repeat-containing protein 75; translated protein: MNFDDEDRLELQFLAGGNIVEHAPVFSPDGRFMFVRCLTKVQVYATSTGELTRVLDEATAPLISLELDLKQPDLLIGCTSTGELFRWNWRAGVLKKTVSLTLGNGETILTCHLMNLYKGGDTACAFVTAKGKAGEQVNWFVINTSTGEKIDVNCGLKLKLRVPLVDVGKGQFKNIILAQGFYIYFVNYENWTFCRYKSAKQHTITCVKMSPCEMVAATADSEGQIFVWRDFEKQDSMTNTLFHWHHTEVTSLAFSPSGVSIYSGGHECVLVKWAVASPGYRKYLPRMSSVIRHIVVSDDNENVLVCTEDNAIQLISGSECIIKSTVQHFTYETKDKTGQSKFPLGLCLNPRTNTLVLNGRSGHLQFYSAYTKSLLYNLRVVNTNVHNEEANHIIYKTRITRAAFNINWMATGEVYNDLVNFAEVRLKFWQYNERLQSYILNTEIELPHENGFKAIIFSNQFQVDNLRCATAGEDNVIKVWGLTDSENIYKRGIMWSCLAQTSYRNLPIGSLCFSQDGSLLAVGYGNTLALYDARNPRLPLQTLSCPPGLDGVISKAQLRLAQTQINGARKEFTQQRQQLWALLKALINSNDENLIQQAKDLIVGPPAKAKLVSQPENSSKETVFKYIMKMPELGLHQKLQLLRRFGVECSVPHAHRHRLLQHLQQRAVIPQATKLRLRKLEFRLHRLHPRHFYKAKQRLSHVNNRRQNFENLVPQDVMNLFSVLKLDESSKPKKEKKGKSKLNDSSKANMKTKKIPINAAPLQGLAQISHVQFGAGDQAHLVAVCTESRVLIWNLLTLRLQAGLKLSVRQLAFDPLTNLMAVITKNDELHVFQPSVPLPLYQRSNLPKTHGLAWLPRRQPRQSSINVDWQAQSTLLMLTHSQEIAYLALPGQSPSDDAPTPICFSQPATTDIILKHATFGIHVIKPQQVSGESLEKHGPLIVGRKEHSAVSAFVNLSAHTMPAMSLICGEFVKSLLIPADSNSRHSSSAAKAGFLTNGGTVNGNGVAHRDSDEEHDDEEQGEEAKNTLDTRKTLLELDEKLVDLPLEGETDIQGLDNRLRVITALRTKLRI